The Microlunatus soli genome contains the following window.
ACCTCTGGGCAGCAGGGAATGAAATCTGCCGGTACCGAGTTGGGCCGGACAGCAGCGATCCCGGACCGTGATGGTCGAGCGCCCGGTACAGCCCGGGAATTCCTGCAGCACCCCGACCTCCCGGGTCTTGGCGATGTGGCCGACCCAGCCGTTCCCGTACGCCTGAGATGGACCGCCATGACCAGCGCCACCGCGCCCTCCGCTCCCGTTGCCCTCGGCGACCGCTTCGTCGGCCGCAAGTACGTCCAACTCGTGCTGTTGCTGGGCGCCCTGACCGCGATCGGTCCGCTGACCATCGACACCTATCTGCCCGCGCTGCCGGCTCTGCGCGCCGAACTGCAGGCCGGCGATGCCAGCACCCAGCTGACCATGACCGGTCTGCTGGCCGGACTCGGACTCGGTCAATTGATCATCGGTCCGCTGTCGGATTCGGTCGGCCGGCGGAAGCCGCTGATCTTCGGTCTGCTCGGCCACGCCCTGATGTCACTGGTCTGCGCACTGGCGCCGAGCATCGAGATGTTGATCATCGCCCGTACGGTTCAGGGATTGTCCGGCGCTGCGGTCGCGGTGGTCGCGATGGCGATCGTTCGGGACCTGTTCACCGGCCTGAAGGCCGCCCAGCTACTGTCCCGGCTGGTGCTGGTGACCGGGGTGTCCCCCATCCTGGCGCCGAGCCTGGGCAGCGCACTGCTGGCATTGACCGACTGGCAAGGAATCTTCGTGGTGCTGGCGCTGATCGCGTTGGCGGCGATGATCATCGCCGTCGTGGCACTGCCCGAGACGCTGCCGACCGGACGTCGGGTGCCGGCCGAGCCGCTGCGCTGGCTGCAGGGCTACGCCGGTCTGTTCGCCGATCGCCGATACCTGACGATGGTCGCGGTGGCCGCGTTGATGTTCGCTGCGCTGTTCGGCTACGTCGCCGGCTCGCCGTTCGTGTTGCAGGACGTCTTCGGGCTGAGCCCGGCCACGTACGGTGTGGTGTTCGCCGTCAATGCTGTCGGGCTGATCGTCATGACGCAGCTGAATCCGTTGCTGGTCAAGCGATTCGGGCCCGAGCGGGTGCTGCGTGGAGCGGTGATCACCGCTGTCACGGCCTCGGTGGCGCTGCTGCTGACCTCGCTGTCGGGTGCCGGGCTGATCGGCTTCGTGGTGCCGATCTTCGCACTGCTCGCCGCCTGCGGGGTTTCCGCGCCGAACGCAGCCGCGATCGCACTGTCCCGGCACGGCGAGAACGCCGGCACCGCCGCCGCCCTGCTCGGTTCGGCCCAGTTCGTGATCGGTGGTCTGGCCACTCCGCTGGTCGGGCTGCTGAACAACGGCACCGCCGTCCCGCTGGCCGGCATGATGATCTTGGCCACCGGCCTGGCTCTGGCCCTGATGTTGCGGCTGTCCCGGCGATCGCTCTGATCGGGAGAACCCGACAGCACCGGCTCAGCCGGCGGACCCGATTCTCGGCGGACCTGATTCGGCCGACCCGACTCAGCCGACCGGACCGTTCCAGCGTTGCAGTGCGGGCTCGTTCTTCTCCCAGCCGAGCACCGAGATCGTCGCCGTGTGCAGCGGGAACTGATCACCCAGGCTGATGTCGAGTCCGAGCCAGCACAGGGTCAAGACCCGGAGGGCGTGGCCGTGAGCGAACGCGATCGACCGTTCGACGCCGGAGTTGCGCACTCTGTCCACCACCCGGGTCAGCCGCTGGACCACGTCAGCCGGTGACTCGCCGCCCGGGCAGCCGTCCCGCCACAGATCCCAGTCCGGGCGGGCGGTCCGGATGTCCGGACTGGTCCGGCCCTCGTAGTCCCCGTAGGCCCATTCGACGAGATCATCGTCGGTCTTCGGTTCGGCATCGCCGGTGAACCCGGCCAATCGGGCCGTCTCCCGGGCCCGCAGGCGTGGACTGGTCAGGATCAGCCCGAAGTCCTCCGGCAGCAGTCGGCCGTTGAGCAGCTCGGCCTGTTCGCGGCCGTGTTCGGTCAGCGGCAGATCGGTGGTCGAGGTGTGCTGACCGCTCTTGCTCCACTCGGTCTCACCGTGCCGGACCAGGTACAGCTCGGTCACCGGTCGAGCTCCGGAAAGCGCTGCTGATCGATCACGCCCTCCCGGACGCTCCAGTGCCCGCCGTCATTCAGCCGGGCGACGATCGCCCGCTCCAGTGACGTCCGCTGCGGCAACGTCGTGTGATCGACCTCGCCCCGCCGGCGGAAGACGAAGAACAGGGCATCGCCGTCGCCGTCCCGCGGCTCACCGCGCAGCTCCCACAGCTGCTGGAAGGCGACCATGTTGGATTCCGGCGCCAGCACCTCGACCAGCTGCGGATCCAGCAACCAGGACGCGCAGTGGAACAACGTCGTCGGGTAGTCGGCGAAATACCGACCGAAGAAGGCGCGTGCGCGGCCGAACGACTCGGCCACCGCCTCCGGGGTCAGCGGACCGGCCTCGGGGATATGGGTCGAGATCACCCAGCCACCGTCGATCCCGGGCAACTCGGAGCGGGTGAGATTGAACTGGAGCCGGCCGAGCCAGTAGAGGGCGCCGGACCAGGCGACGGTCAACCAGCCGAACGTGTGCAGACCGAATTCCCCGTAGGTGCGGCGGTGCACCCAGGCCTGCTGTCCGAGATCGGACAGGCTGACCTCGGAGATGTCTCGGCCGATGCCCCGCTCGGCATGGAAGGCGGCGACGTCGTCGGCGGTGACCAACAACGCCAGCAGGGGCAGGACGCCGATCCCCCACTCGGCGTCGGCACGCTCGCGTTCGTCCCCGGCGTAGCCGGCGAACGGCTGCTCCTCGCTGTCGAAGGCACCGATCCGCGCCCTCAGCGCCGCCGCCAACTCCTCGACCTGAGCGAGACGGTCGGTGTCGGCGAGCACTCGTTCGATGATCGCGGCCAGCTCGGCACGATCGTCGTCACGGAATCCCAGCCGGCGCAGGGCGGCGTCGTCGGCGGCGGCCAGGCGATCGGCGGCGGTTCGGGTCGGGGTGGTTCGAGCAGAGGAGGTCGCGGGAGTCGGCACGGTCCAAA
Protein-coding sequences here:
- a CDS encoding multidrug effflux MFS transporter, producing the protein MTSATAPSAPVALGDRFVGRKYVQLVLLLGALTAIGPLTIDTYLPALPALRAELQAGDASTQLTMTGLLAGLGLGQLIIGPLSDSVGRRKPLIFGLLGHALMSLVCALAPSIEMLIIARTVQGLSGAAVAVVAMAIVRDLFTGLKAAQLLSRLVLVTGVSPILAPSLGSALLALTDWQGIFVVLALIALAAMIIAVVALPETLPTGRRVPAEPLRWLQGYAGLFADRRYLTMVAVAALMFAALFGYVAGSPFVLQDVFGLSPATYGVVFAVNAVGLIVMTQLNPLLVKRFGPERVLRGAVITAVTASVALLLTSLSGAGLIGFVVPIFALLAACGVSAPNAAAIALSRHGENAGTAAALLGSAQFVIGGLATPLVGLLNNGTAVPLAGMMILATGLALALMLRLSRRSL
- a CDS encoding histidine phosphatase family protein, producing MTELYLVRHGETEWSKSGQHTSTTDLPLTEHGREQAELLNGRLLPEDFGLILTSPRLRARETARLAGFTGDAEPKTDDDLVEWAYGDYEGRTSPDIRTARPDWDLWRDGCPGGESPADVVQRLTRVVDRVRNSGVERSIAFAHGHALRVLTLCWLGLDISLGDQFPLHTATISVLGWEKNEPALQRWNGPVG
- a CDS encoding acyltransferase domain-containing protein, with amino-acid sequence MPTPATSSARTTPTRTAADRLAAADDAALRRLGFRDDDRAELAAIIERVLADTDRLAQVEELAAALRARIGAFDSEEQPFAGYAGDERERADAEWGIGVLPLLALLVTADDVAAFHAERGIGRDISEVSLSDLGQQAWVHRRTYGEFGLHTFGWLTVAWSGALYWLGRLQFNLTRSELPGIDGGWVISTHIPEAGPLTPEAVAESFGRARAFFGRYFADYPTTLFHCASWLLDPQLVEVLAPESNMVAFQQLWELRGEPRDGDGDALFFVFRRRGEVDHTTLPQRTSLERAIVARLNDGGHWSVREGVIDQQRFPELDR